Within Acidobacteriota bacterium, the genomic segment ATTCGCTTGACCGATCAGGTGAATCACTGGCTGCTCATGAAAGCGAAAGATGATTATGCAAAATCCGGCTGGCAACTTGAATTAATTCTTCCCGAAAAACAGAGCAAGAGCGCTATCGAAAGCCAATCGGAAAAATCTGCTGCTTCAAAAAAAACAGCAGTCGAAAAAGAAGTTGCAACTCAGCCCGGTCGCCGGTTGATGACCGTTAGACGCGCGTTTACGGCTGAGAAACTGGAAGGCAATGTCGATCTCAAAGTTGGCAAGCACATCGTCGCTTTAACTCATCTCGACAAAATTTATTACCCGGATGATGGCATCACGAAATGCGTTTTGGCACGTTATTACTATGAGATTGCCGATACCATTTTGCCTTACCTGAAAGACCGCCCGATGATCATGAAACGTTACCCGGAAGGCATCAACGGTTTTTCGTTTCATCAACACGATGTCGATGAAGTCCCCGATTATGTGCGCACCGTCAGGCTTGATGTTGCCGAGGGGCACACCGTGGATTATTTGATTTGTGATAATCCCGCGACTTTGCTTTATATGACGAACCTCGGCGCGATTGAACGCCACCCCTGGCATTCGCGAATCAAACATCTCGATAATCCCGATTATTTGGTTTTCGACCTCGACCCCGGAACCGGCGTGGAATTTCCGATGATTTGTGAAGTTGCTCTTACGACCAGAAAAGTTCTGGAAAACCTCGGACTCGAAGCTTACGCGAAAACCTCCGGTTCAAGAGGTATTCATATCTATGTGCCGATTAAAACGATTTATACCTATGAACAGGTCGCCGGGTTTGCCGAGCAGGTTGCAAAACTCGTAGTTAAAGAAAACCCTGAACTCGCAGCCGTTGAACGAATGCTCAGTAAACGAAAGCAGCAGCAAATCTATGTCGATTATTTGCAGAACGCGCGCGGCAAATCGGTGGTTGCGCCCTATTCCGCGCGACCTAAACCCGGAGCCACGGTTTCTGCGCCGCTCAAATGGGAAGAAGTCAGCCGCAAAAAAATTACGCCACAGGATTTCACGATTAAAAATATACTCAGGCGTGTGGACAAAGTCGGCGACCTGTTTGAAGGCGTGCTTGGTAAACCGCAAAAATTGCACGAAGCATTCGTAAAACTTGAAAATCTCCAGGAGGTGCAAATATCCCGACAGCGCAACGCTTAAATGAAGGTTGAGACGAATAGATTTTTGCGAAAGGTGGCAGCAGCGGCGCAATGAAGCTAAAGATTTCGCTCAGCCGCCGATGAATACCATAGTGCGTGGCGGTTGAATGAAGTCGGGTTCATTGATGCGATGCCCGGCTTCTTTTTTCATGACCGTATCGATCATAAATTGGGCGAGCGCTGCGCGTGTATCGTCGCGTCGGATGCGGTCGCGAATGCTGTGGTCAACCATCGAAAACAGGCAGGTTCGCAAATTGCCATCGGCAGTTAGTCTGAGCCTCGAACACGCGCCGCAAAAAGCCTGAGTGACCGGTGCGATGATGCCGATTTCTCCCTTTGCGCCATCCGCGAAAACATATTTCAAGGCGGTTTCGCTTGGATTATCGCGTTTGATGGGAACCAGTTTATGCCGGGCTTCGATGCGCTCCAGAATTTCGCGACCGCTCACCATCATGGTTCTATCCCATTGGTGCGCGTTATCAAGCGGCATATATTCGATGAAGCGCATGGCAACGCCGGTCTGTCTGGCGAAATCTGCGAAATCCGCAACTTCCGTTTCATTCATTCCACGAATCACCACACAGTTAATCTTGGGCGGCGCGAAACCGGCTGCCATAGCCCCTTCTATGCCATCGAGCACCGATTGCAGCGCATCACGACGAGTGATTTGTTTGAAGACTTCGGGCTTTAAGGAATCACAACTGATGGTTAAACGTGAAAGTCCCGCATCACGCAAACTTTTAGCGCGTTCTTTCAAACCATCGGCGTTGGTCGTCAGCGCCAGGTCTTTGACACCTTCGATTTTTGCCAGCCGTTCGATTAAAAATTCAATATCTTTGCGAAGCAGCGGCTCGCCACCCGTGAGGCGGAGTTTTTCGACGCCAAGGCTTACGGCGATTTCGGCAATCAGAATGATTTCTTCGTAAGTGAGAATATCCTGACGACGTTTCCACACCACATCTTCATCGGGAATGCAATAAAAACAACGGAAATTGCATTTGTCGGTCACAGAGATGCGCAGGTCACGAATCACTCGCCCGAATTTATCCTGTAAAAGTGTTTGTGTCATGTTCAGAATGTCGCCCAATGAATTAAATCAAATTCTAACAGTCGTACAAGAGGGGAGCAACAAATTGGGTTGTGCCATCACAAGGTAAAGCAAGTGCGTGCAAGTCACCAGCATCGCGTACTCAGTGAAAATTAATTGAATGGATAGGCATAAATAAAAATGCGCCGTAACCATTCAGGTAAACGGCGCATTTTGGTGAACGAGATGAAAAGCTATCGATTCCCTCGCCAGTATTTTTTCGGTTGTGAGATGCGTTCGAGGGCGCGTGCGAGTTCTATGTTGCGTTCGGCTTCAAGGGCAATATCTCGGGTGGCAACCATGCCGCGAAGTCTGCCGTTTGCGTCACAAACCGGAATGCGGCGGACTTGATATTCGCCCATTTTATTGATGGCTTCCATTACCGATTCATCCGGGTGGCAGGTGATAATATCTTCGGTCATGGCATCTTTGGCGGTTGTCAGGCGCGTATCTTTGCCTTCTGCCAGCACGCGGCAAACGATGTCTCTATCGGTCACGATGCCCACCAGGCGACCATTTTCAACGACAGGAATTGACCCGACATTTTCATCATCCATCATTTCTGCCACCACTCTTAAATGGGTGTCGGGTGTGCAGGTGGTCACGTCTCTGGTCATAATATCCCGGCAATTGAGCTGATAGCTTTGACCTTGCCAATTTCTGGTTCCCAAGGCTCCGTAAGTCTCGTACTCCATGCCATAAGGTTGATAGCCGAATTCGCCTACATAAGGGTTTATGCCGTACTCGTAATCATCGCGGGTTTGATAGCTTTCCTGATTGCGGTAGCCTTCGCGATTGATTCGGGATTCATGGACATTGCGGCTTGCGTTATAGTCCCTGACTTGTTGCGAAGATTGTCCGCCCTGTTGACGAAAGCGACCTTGATAGCCACGAGTTTGTTGTGAGCCGCGATTGGCTTGCTGGCGGTCATACTCATCCAATCGCTGACCTTCACGAATGCTTCGTGAATAGAAATCGCCGGTGTCTTCTTCGCGGTCTGCGAGATTTGCCTGGTCATATCTATCGGGTTGACGGGTTAGCGAGCGACCGGTGGATGCGCCTCTATTGAAGCGGTTCGCCCAGTCCCTATCGGCAGAGGATTGCCAGCGGCTTTCGTTTTGATACCGCTGAGAACGCGACCGTCTCGGAAAATCGGTCACGCTTTCCTGCCCGCTGCGATATGCAGTATTGAACCCGATGTCGGATTGTGTGGTCGGTTTTTCGGTAATGGATTGATGCTTTGCTTGATTTTTCTCTTTTTCAATCGCTTCTTTGCTCTTACTCATAATTGCCTCCCTATGGCGATTCACCAGATGAATGTAGTGAACCTGAAAATTCACCTACGGTTGCGCAGTGAACATAAAAATGATTCTGGTAACTTAAAACCCCAGGTAGTAAGCCATGCGACCAAACCAGGATGAAGGTTTGCTGATCTCTTCGAGCGACTCACCGAGTTCTTTATCGCGATTGGTTTGGGTTGCCACATCCGCCATCGAGATGATGCCGACGAGCCGGTCGCGCCGATCAACAACAGGAATCCGTCTCACCTGATGGTCGCCCATTTCACGAATGACATCGACAATCCGGTCATTCTGGTTGGCGGTGTATAAATCCCTGCTCATGCAATCTTCGGCAGTAATTTCCGCGTCATTTTTATCTCCGGTTAATCCGCTTACGATAATGTCGCGGTCAGTGACGATACCCTCGAGTTTGCCGTTTTCATCAAGCACCGGAATTGACCCAATGTCTTCGGTGCGCATCAATCTGGCGATTTCCTGAACCGGCGTGTTTTTATGACAGGTGGTCAGGTTGCGCGTCATGATTTCGCGACACCTGAGATGCGAGCGCGTTGCGCCCTGACGAAAATAACTTTCCTGATCGCTATAGTTTTCCTGCGCGTAGGCGCTTCCGGCGGAATAGCGATCCGGGTAATCTAATCCTCTATTCTGAAAACGTCTCTCGCCACTGTAACCCTGATTACCATGTGAAAAATTTCTGCCTCTTTCGCGCAAATTTCTTTCATCGTAACCTTGCGTGCGATAATCTTCCGATGACCGGTGGTTACGGTAATCATCATCGCCTTCATAGGCATCCTTATAAGAATCGTACGCTCTTCTGTAATCCATGTGACTATGCTCCTTTAGATTTGGATTTAAATGACGATTGAAACAGAGCAAAACGGTTTACGGTTGTAATGCAAAGAATTGTCGAGATGGTTTGAATCAATGGTGTTCTGTTTCAATCGCCGGATTTGAACGATTTCTTATCGCAATCTCTATGCCGAATATTGATTGATGGGAAAGTGAAGCCTGTAGATGGGAGATACCGGAAAACCCCTATGAAAATCGGGCTGCAAGCCATTTTTCAGGAAAGCGATTTTGCTCAGGTTAAATTCGAGTGTGCATATTTTACTTGAGCCGTGTTTGCTTATAAAACAATCGTCCGATTGAAAGAGTTCGACATTCGTACAAAACAATTAGCGAGAAGTCATCGGTTGATTAACCGTAAGCGATTGAGCGGCTCTTTTGATGTGTGGTCTTTTGCCATTCAACATGGTTTTCCAAACGTTGCGCAGCTTTGAACGCTTCCAGCATCGGCGGGAAGGGAACCCGTTTTAAACCATCCTCAACTTCGACCAAATCCCAAAGCCCCAGGCGCGTCCATTCATCGCGAAAATGCCATTCGGGCATTCCGAGAATCGGATACAGGCAAACGCCTCGCAAGGGAATCTCTTCGTTGAGCACCGCTTCCACTTCGCCGGTCATTTCGTTTAACCACACCGGTCGCATGTCATTGACGTGACTGGTTTCGGTTACGAGCATCTCTGTGCGATAGCGCTCCCAGACAATGGCGATAAGCTGGCGTAAAGATAAGCGGCGCGGGTCTGTATCCGCTAACGGTTTACCGGTTTTTCCCCACTCCCATTGATTCGTCCAGTAATAATTGATGCCGACGATGTCCAGATGTTTCGGACTGCCGCCAAGTTCGGGAAATAAACGCCCGCTCAATATATCCCAGGATTGAAATACCGACTGGTCATTAAATGACTGTACGGCATCAGCCATTTCCGGGCGATTCGGCGGCAGCGCGACTCTGCACAACGGGTCAACACTGACCATGCGGGATTGCGAGTTCGCTGCGCGGATGGCTTCAATCCCGGCAATCGCCGCTTTGATAAGTTGCATCTTTAATTCAAAACCGCGCCCGATTTTATGCGGCGCGAAAAGTCCCATCTCGCCGGCAGCCCAGGAAAAAAAAGAGGGTTCATTGACCGGCGTGTAATAACCTCTACCCGGAATTTGTCGCGAAATATAGCGCGTCACGGCATAGCAGTAATCCGCAAAGCGTTTGGGAAATTCATCGGAAAACAGATTGATGTGTTGCGGGTAGCCGAAATGGAAAAGGTCAAAAATGATTTCGATGCCGTGGCGTTTGCCGGCTTCGATAAACGGTTGAAGCGAAGAAAAATCATAGGATTTTTCCCGATCAATGAGGGGCCAGCGAACCGCTTCGCGAACCGCGCGAATGCCCAGACTTTGCAATCGCGCATAATCTTCATTAACAAACCGGTCGTGCTGGGTGGCTTCGATTTGATCGAACCACTGATGATGAATGTTGTATCCGGTACTACCTTCAAATCCGCCTAAAAAAAAGCTCTGAAACATCACTACCTCTTACCGGCAACCTGTTGATGATTGATGGCTGATTCAGGAAACCGGCTCAGCGCAGGTGGCTGCGAATTTTGCTATAAACCGACAGCGCCTGCGCCACGACCTGATCCTGATTGTAATATTTATAGGTTGCCAATCTTCCTACGAAATGAACGGTCTTGGTGGCATTTGCCAACTCTTGATACTTTTTATAAAGCTCCATATTTTCAGGACGCGGGACGGGATAATATTGATCCCCCTTTGCCTGAGAAAATTCATAAACCACACTGGTTTTTTCATGCTGTTGTCCGGTCAGATATTTGAATTCGGTGATGCGCGTATAAGGGTGTTCATTCGGATAATTGACGACCGGTGCCGGTTGATAAACCGGTTTGTCATAAGTTTCGTGTTTGAATTCCAGTGAACGATACGGCAGTTCACCAAAGCGAAAATCGAAATACTCATCCACAGGACCCGTGTAAATCATCTCTTTGAACGCAACTTCGCGTTCAATTTCACGGTAATCGGTGTTGAGTAAAATTTTGATATTCGGATGGTCGAGCATATTCTCGAACATTCGCGTGTATCCGTGAAGCGGCATTGCCTGATATTTATCGGCAAAATAGCGGTCATCGCGATTGGTGCGAATCGGCACCCGCGAGGTTACGGTGGCATCCAGTTCCGATGGGTCAAGTCCCCATTGTTTGCGCGTATAATTGCGGAAAAATTTTTCATATAACTGGCGTCCGACGCGACTGACAATCACATCTTCAGAGGTTTTAATCTGCTCTCGCGGCTCGGCAACCGAAGCGAAAAAATCTTCCAGTTGAAATGCCGTCAGGCTGAGTCCATACAGACGATTGACGGTGTCGAGATTGATGGGAATCGGTAAAAGTTGACCGTCAACGCTTGCCAGAACCCGATGTTCGTAAGGCCGCCACAC encodes:
- the glf gene encoding UDP-galactopyranose mutase, encoding MFDYLIVGAGYAGSVLAERLAADAKKRVLLIDKRPHIAGNAYDCYNHAGILIHKYGPHIFHTNSKEVFDYLSKFTVWRPYEHRVLASVDGQLLPIPINLDTVNRLYGLSLTAFQLEDFFASVAEPREQIKTSEDVIVSRVGRQLYEKFFRNYTRKQWGLDPSELDATVTSRVPIRTNRDDRYFADKYQAMPLHGYTRMFENMLDHPNIKILLNTDYREIEREVAFKEMIYTGPVDEYFDFRFGELPYRSLEFKHETYDKPVYQPAPVVNYPNEHPYTRITEFKYLTGQQHEKTSVVYEFSQAKGDQYYPVPRPENMELYKKYQELANATKTVHFVGRLATYKYYNQDQVVAQALSVYSKIRSHLR
- the ligD gene encoding non-homologous end-joining DNA ligase, giving the protein MGLRLYNKKRNFQQTSEPRGEISKSKHHRFVVQEHHASNLHFDFRLEMGGVLKSWAIRKGPSLDPDVKRLAITTEDHPVSYLKFQGTIPEGSYGAGEQLIWDTGTYEPLTDENPMQGYEDGKLKFILNGEKLGGEFNLIRLTDQVNHWLLMKAKDDYAKSGWQLELILPEKQSKSAIESQSEKSAASKKTAVEKEVATQPGRRLMTVRRAFTAEKLEGNVDLKVGKHIVALTHLDKIYYPDDGITKCVLARYYYEIADTILPYLKDRPMIMKRYPEGINGFSFHQHDVDEVPDYVRTVRLDVAEGHTVDYLICDNPATLLYMTNLGAIERHPWHSRIKHLDNPDYLVFDLDPGTGVEFPMICEVALTTRKVLENLGLEAYAKTSGSRGIHIYVPIKTIYTYEQVAGFAEQVAKLVVKENPELAAVERMLSKRKQQQIYVDYLQNARGKSVVAPYSARPKPGATVSAPLKWEEVSRKKITPQDFTIKNILRRVDKVGDLFEGVLGKPQKLHEAFVKLENLQEVQISRQRNA
- a CDS encoding CBS domain-containing protein translates to MSKSKEAIEKEKNQAKHQSITEKPTTQSDIGFNTAYRSGQESVTDFPRRSRSQRYQNESRWQSSADRDWANRFNRGASTGRSLTRQPDRYDQANLADREEDTGDFYSRSIREGQRLDEYDRQQANRGSQQTRGYQGRFRQQGGQSSQQVRDYNASRNVHESRINREGYRNQESYQTRDDYEYGINPYVGEFGYQPYGMEYETYGALGTRNWQGQSYQLNCRDIMTRDVTTCTPDTHLRVVAEMMDDENVGSIPVVENGRLVGIVTDRDIVCRVLAEGKDTRLTTAKDAMTEDIITCHPDESVMEAINKMGEYQVRRIPVCDANGRLRGMVATRDIALEAERNIELARALERISQPKKYWRGNR
- a CDS encoding glycoside hydrolase, with product MFQSFFLGGFEGSTGYNIHHQWFDQIEATQHDRFVNEDYARLQSLGIRAVREAVRWPLIDREKSYDFSSLQPFIEAGKRHGIEIIFDLFHFGYPQHINLFSDEFPKRFADYCYAVTRYISRQIPGRGYYTPVNEPSFFSWAAGEMGLFAPHKIGRGFELKMQLIKAAIAGIEAIRAANSQSRMVSVDPLCRVALPPNRPEMADAVQSFNDQSVFQSWDILSGRLFPELGGSPKHLDIVGINYYWTNQWEWGKTGKPLADTDPRRLSLRQLIAIVWERYRTEMLVTETSHVNDMRPVWLNEMTGEVEAVLNEEIPLRGVCLYPILGMPEWHFRDEWTRLGLWDLVEVEDGLKRVPFPPMLEAFKAAQRLENHVEWQKTTHQKSRSIAYG
- a CDS encoding CBS domain-containing protein; translated protein: MDYRRAYDSYKDAYEGDDDYRNHRSSEDYRTQGYDERNLRERGRNFSHGNQGYSGERRFQNRGLDYPDRYSAGSAYAQENYSDQESYFRQGATRSHLRCREIMTRNLTTCHKNTPVQEIARLMRTEDIGSIPVLDENGKLEGIVTDRDIIVSGLTGDKNDAEITAEDCMSRDLYTANQNDRIVDVIREMGDHQVRRIPVVDRRDRLVGIISMADVATQTNRDKELGESLEEISKPSSWFGRMAYYLGF
- the moaA gene encoding GTP 3',8-cyclase MoaA translates to MTQTLLQDKFGRVIRDLRISVTDKCNFRCFYCIPDEDVVWKRRQDILTYEEIILIAEIAVSLGVEKLRLTGGEPLLRKDIEFLIERLAKIEGVKDLALTTNADGLKERAKSLRDAGLSRLTISCDSLKPEVFKQITRRDALQSVLDGIEGAMAAGFAPPKINCVVIRGMNETEVADFADFARQTGVAMRFIEYMPLDNAHQWDRTMMVSGREILERIEARHKLVPIKRDNPSETALKYVFADGAKGEIGIIAPVTQAFCGACSRLRLTADGNLRTCLFSMVDHSIRDRIRRDDTRAALAQFMIDTVMKKEAGHRINEPDFIQPPRTMVFIGG